The proteins below are encoded in one region of Pacificitalea manganoxidans:
- a CDS encoding MaoC family dehydratase has translation MLDNMPRGTICIEDLEIGMMRHLTKQVTDRDIELFAEVSTDRNPVHLDEAYAQDTIFGGRIAHGMLTAGLVSAVIGEQLPGHGTVYLSQSLRFMAPVRPGDTVRAEVTVREIDHHKRRVTLETCCIVGDIVVLKGEATVLAPSRKFD, from the coding sequence ATGCTCGACAACATGCCTCGTGGCACGATCTGTATCGAAGACCTCGAAATCGGGATGATGCGGCATCTGACCAAGCAGGTCACCGACCGCGACATCGAATTGTTCGCCGAGGTCAGCACCGACCGTAACCCCGTGCATCTGGACGAAGCCTACGCACAGGACACGATTTTTGGCGGGCGCATCGCGCATGGTATGCTTACCGCCGGGCTGGTATCTGCGGTGATCGGCGAACAGCTGCCCGGACATGGCACCGTGTATCTCAGCCAATCGCTGCGCTTCATGGCGCCGGTGCGCCCCGGCGATACCGTGCGCGCGGAGGTTACGGTGCGCGAGATCGACCATCACAAACGCCGGGTCACGCTCGAAACCTGCTGCATCGTGGGTGACATTGTGGTGCTGAAAGGCGAGGCAACGGTGCTGGCCCCCAGCCGCAAATTTGACTGA
- a CDS encoding manganese-dependent inorganic pyrophosphatase has product MTLKVFGHKAPDTDSTASPLIWAWYLSEVRGEAAEARLLGAPNTEAAFVIDRWGFDTPAIIEDVTAEDRVVIVDTNNPAELPASINDADIVQIIDHHKLTGGIETRAPIDITIKPLACTATIMHNLMGSNAERMPNGIKGLMLSCILSDTLEFRSPTTTEQDKKLAEDLAAQLEVSIPDYAAEMFAAKSDVSNFSEAELLRMDSKEYAVDGTKFRVSVLETTSPAAILDRKDALLTAMPTVAQDDGVDQVLLFVVDILNEEATLLVPNELVKTVAEKSFGMTAMGDTVVLPGVMSRKKQIIPALKV; this is encoded by the coding sequence GTGACCCTGAAAGTTTTCGGCCACAAGGCCCCCGACACCGATTCCACCGCCTCCCCGCTGATCTGGGCATGGTATCTGAGCGAAGTGCGCGGCGAAGCTGCCGAAGCACGGCTGCTGGGCGCGCCCAATACCGAGGCCGCGTTCGTCATCGACCGCTGGGGCTTTGACACGCCCGCGATCATCGAGGACGTCACCGCCGAGGACCGTGTCGTCATCGTCGACACCAACAACCCGGCTGAGCTGCCCGCCTCGATCAACGATGCCGACATCGTGCAGATCATCGACCATCACAAGCTGACCGGCGGCATCGAGACCCGCGCCCCGATCGACATCACGATCAAGCCGCTGGCCTGCACCGCGACCATCATGCACAACCTGATGGGCTCCAACGCCGAACGCATGCCCAACGGGATCAAGGGGCTGATGCTGTCGTGCATCCTGTCCGACACGCTGGAATTCCGCTCCCCCACCACGACGGAGCAGGACAAAAAGCTGGCCGAGGATCTGGCTGCGCAGCTTGAGGTCTCGATCCCCGATTACGCCGCCGAAATGTTTGCTGCGAAATCCGACGTCTCGAACTTCTCCGAGGCGGAATTGCTGCGGATGGACAGCAAGGAATACGCCGTGGATGGCACGAAATTCCGCGTCTCCGTGCTGGAAACGACCTCGCCCGCCGCGATCCTCGACCGTAAGGACGCGCTGCTGACCGCCATGCCCACCGTCGCACAGGATGATGGCGTGGATCAGGTGCTGCTCTTCGTGGTCGATATCCTCAACGAAGAAGCGACGCTGCTGGTGCCGAACGAACTGGTGAAAACCGTAGCCGAGAAAAGCTTTGGCATGACCGCGATGGGCGACACCGTGGTGCTGCCCGGCGTGATGAGCCGCAAGAAACAGATCATTCCCGCGCTGAAGGTCTGA
- a CDS encoding NUDIX domain-containing protein produces the protein MSALPRPSRPIRLAVRALLIHDDRLLLVNAYPGGTSDLWCAPGGGVEPHSSLPDNLRREVYEETGLCVTVGAPCLVNEFHDTSRDFHQVDVYFRCTLETGTLDAAWRDPEGIVTERRFVSREDMAALRVKPDSLIDLAFGPPLQPGEAGYDPLEPLLG, from the coding sequence ATGTCCGCCCTGCCCCGTCCTTCCCGCCCGATCCGGCTCGCTGTGCGCGCGTTGCTTATTCATGACGACCGGCTGCTGCTGGTAAATGCCTATCCCGGCGGCACCAGCGATCTGTGGTGCGCCCCCGGCGGCGGGGTCGAGCCTCATTCCAGCCTGCCCGACAATCTCCGCCGCGAGGTCTACGAGGAAACCGGGCTTTGCGTTACCGTCGGCGCGCCGTGCCTCGTCAACGAATTTCACGACACGAGCCGGGATTTCCACCAAGTGGACGTCTATTTCCGCTGCACGCTAGAGACGGGCACATTGGACGCCGCATGGCGCGATCCCGAAGGCATCGTCACCGAGCGCCGCTTTGTCAGCCGCGAAGACATGGCCGCGCTTCGGGTCAAACCCGACAGCCTGATCGATCTTGCCTTTGGTCCACCGCTGCAGCCTGGCGAGGCTGGCTATGATCCGCTGGAGCCGTTGCTGGGCTGA
- a CDS encoding TIGR01459 family HAD-type hydrolase: protein MTRILTSLDEIAPQYDAAFVDLWGCVHNGLEAYPAAVDALRVFRAGGGKVVLVTNSPRPWRAVADQIAGLGVPEDCYDSIATSGDSARAAMLRGAVGRKVWHIGEEHDNPFFAPMEIVDDAVEITRVPLDQAEGIVCTGPFDPYADPAELRPQFLMARERGLKLLCANPDVIVDRGEAREWCAGALAALYTEMGGESLYFGKPHPPIYDLARQRLAAIGGRPDDRILCIGDGIATDVQGALGEGLDVIFITGGLAAAETRTGPSPEGQPEPDLVEAYLLEHVMDATYAIGYLR, encoded by the coding sequence ATGACCCGCATTCTGACCTCCCTCGACGAAATCGCCCCGCAATACGACGCTGCCTTTGTCGATCTGTGGGGCTGCGTGCATAACGGGCTGGAAGCCTATCCGGCGGCGGTGGATGCGCTGCGCGTGTTCCGCGCGGGCGGCGGCAAGGTCGTGCTGGTCACCAACTCCCCGCGCCCGTGGCGTGCGGTGGCCGACCAGATCGCCGGGCTGGGCGTGCCCGAGGATTGCTATGACAGCATCGCCACCTCGGGCGACAGCGCGCGCGCGGCCATGCTGCGGGGCGCGGTGGGCCGTAAGGTCTGGCATATCGGCGAAGAACACGACAATCCGTTTTTCGCCCCGATGGAAATCGTCGATGACGCGGTCGAGATCACCCGCGTCCCGCTCGATCAGGCCGAAGGCATCGTCTGCACCGGCCCGTTCGATCCCTACGCCGATCCTGCCGAGCTGCGACCGCAGTTCCTGATGGCGCGCGAGCGTGGGCTGAAGCTACTCTGCGCCAACCCCGATGTGATCGTCGACCGTGGCGAGGCCCGCGAATGGTGCGCCGGGGCGCTGGCCGCGCTTTATACCGAGATGGGCGGCGAGAGCCTCTATTTCGGCAAACCGCATCCGCCGATCTATGACCTTGCCCGGCAGCGGCTTGCCGCGATTGGCGGACGGCCCGACGACCGCATCCTGTGCATCGGCGATGGCATCGCGACCGACGTTCAGGGGGCACTTGGCGAAGGGCTGGACGTGATCTTCATCACCGGCGGACTTGCCGCCGCCGAAACACGCACCGGTCCCTCCCCTGAGGGCCAGCCGGAGCCCGATCTGGTCGAGGCCTATCTGCTGGAGCATGTGATGGATGCGACTTACGCCATTGGCTACCTCCGTTAA
- a CDS encoding YcgN family cysteine cluster protein, with protein sequence MSPRRRGSPAAPRPGKTRPRFWERHPLDELTPTEWEALCDGCGKCCLNKLEDEDTGEVAFTSVACRLLDGESCRCSQYDIRKQFVPECVVLTPRTLPDVAYFMPRTCAYRLLYEGHALAPWHPLNSGSPDTVHEAGISVRGWTVPEFEVPEEEWEDYIVEGDL encoded by the coding sequence ATGAGCCCCCGTCGTCGCGGGTCACCCGCTGCCCCGCGCCCCGGCAAAACGCGGCCCCGGTTCTGGGAACGCCACCCGCTGGACGAATTGACCCCCACCGAATGGGAGGCGCTTTGCGATGGCTGTGGCAAATGCTGCCTGAACAAGCTGGAAGACGAAGACACCGGCGAAGTGGCGTTTACCTCAGTCGCGTGCCGTCTGCTGGACGGTGAAAGCTGCCGCTGCTCGCAATACGATATTCGCAAGCAATTCGTGCCGGAATGTGTGGTGCTTACCCCCCGCACCCTGCCTGACGTCGCCTATTTCATGCCGCGAACCTGCGCCTATCGCCTGCTCTACGAAGGCCATGCACTCGCGCCGTGGCACCCGCTCAATTCCGGCTCTCCGGACACGGTGCACGAGGCGGGGATTTCCGTCCGCGGCTGGACCGTGCCGGAATTCGAGGTGCCGGAGGAGGAGTGGGAAGACTACATCGTGGAAGGAGACCTGTAA
- the groL gene encoding chaperonin GroEL (60 kDa chaperone family; promotes refolding of misfolded polypeptides especially under stressful conditions; forms two stacked rings of heptamers to form a barrel-shaped 14mer; ends can be capped by GroES; misfolded proteins enter the barrel where they are refolded when GroES binds), with translation MAAKDVKFNTDARNRMLKGVNTLADAVKVTLGPKGRNVVIEKSFGAPRITKDGVSVAKEIELEDKFENMGAQMVKEVASRTNDEAGDGTTTATVLAQAIIKEGLKSVAAGMNPMDLKRGIDLAVSKVVTAIKDAARPVNDSAEVAQVGTISANGESEIGQQIADAMQKVGNDGVITVEENKGLITETEVVEGMQFDRGYLSPYFVTNPDKMVADLDDCMILLHEKKLSSLQPMVPLLESVIQSQKPLLIIAEDVEGEALATLVVNKLRGGLKIAAVKAPGFGDRRKAMLQDIAILTGGQVISEDLGMKLENVTMDMLGNAKKIQITKDETTIVDGSGEKAEIEARVAQIRTQIEETTSDYDKEKLQERVAKLAGGVAVIRVGGMTEVEVKERKDRVDDALNATRAAVQEGVVVGGGVALVQGGKALEGLTGANSDQNAGIAIVRRALEAPLRQIAENAGVDGAVVAGKIRESNDLAFGFNAQTEEYGDMFKFGVIDPAKVVRTALEDAASVAALLITTEAMVADKPSKEGASAGGGMPDMGGMGGMM, from the coding sequence ATGGCTGCCAAGGACGTCAAGTTCAACACCGATGCCCGCAACCGTATGCTGAAGGGCGTCAACACGCTCGCAGACGCGGTGAAGGTGACCCTCGGCCCCAAAGGCCGTAACGTCGTCATCGAAAAATCCTTCGGTGCTCCGCGCATCACGAAGGACGGCGTATCCGTCGCCAAAGAGATCGAACTGGAAGACAAGTTCGAGAACATGGGCGCACAGATGGTGAAGGAAGTCGCTTCCCGCACCAACGACGAAGCCGGCGACGGCACCACCACCGCGACCGTGCTGGCTCAGGCCATCATCAAAGAAGGTCTGAAATCGGTTGCCGCTGGCATGAACCCGATGGACCTGAAGCGTGGTATTGATCTGGCCGTGTCGAAAGTCGTCACCGCCATCAAAGACGCCGCACGTCCCGTGAACGACAGCGCCGAAGTGGCGCAGGTCGGCACCATCTCCGCCAACGGCGAATCCGAGATCGGCCAGCAGATCGCAGACGCGATGCAGAAGGTCGGCAACGACGGTGTCATCACCGTTGAGGAGAACAAAGGCCTGATCACCGAGACCGAAGTGGTCGAGGGCATGCAGTTCGATCGTGGCTACCTCTCCCCCTACTTCGTCACCAACCCCGACAAGATGGTCGCCGATCTCGACGACTGCATGATCCTGCTGCACGAGAAGAAACTCTCCTCCCTGCAGCCGATGGTTCCGCTGCTCGAGTCCGTGATCCAGTCGCAGAAGCCGCTGCTGATCATCGCCGAGGACGTGGAAGGCGAAGCGCTGGCGACCCTCGTGGTCAACAAGCTGCGTGGCGGCCTGAAGATCGCCGCTGTGAAGGCACCGGGCTTCGGTGACCGTCGCAAGGCCATGCTGCAGGACATCGCGATCCTGACCGGCGGTCAGGTGATCTCCGAAGATCTCGGCATGAAGCTCGAGAACGTGACCATGGACATGCTTGGCAACGCCAAGAAGATCCAGATCACGAAGGACGAGACCACCATCGTCGACGGCTCCGGCGAGAAGGCCGAGATCGAAGCACGCGTTGCTCAGATCCGCACCCAGATCGAAGAGACCACCTCCGACTACGACAAAGAGAAGCTGCAGGAACGCGTCGCCAAACTGGCCGGCGGTGTGGCTGTCATCCGCGTTGGCGGCATGACCGAAGTCGAAGTGAAAGAGCGCAAGGACCGTGTTGACGATGCGCTGAACGCGACCCGTGCGGCCGTTCAGGAAGGCGTCGTCGTCGGCGGCGGTGTTGCTCTGGTTCAGGGCGGCAAGGCTCTCGAAGGTCTGACCGGTGCGAACTCCGACCAGAACGCCGGTATCGCCATCGTGCGCCGCGCTCTGGAAGCTCCGCTGCGTCAGATCGCCGAAAACGCCGGTGTTGACGGTGCTGTCGTGGCCGGCAAGATCCGCGAAAGCAACGATCTGGCCTTTGGCTTCAACGCTCAGACCGAAGAATATGGCGACATGTTCAAGTTCGGCGTGATCGACCCCGCCAAAGTGGTGCGCACCGCGCTTGAAGACGCAGCCTCCGTGGCCGCGCTTCTCATCACCACCGAAGCCATGGTCGCCGACAAGCCCTCCAAGGAAGGCGCATCCGCCGGTGGCGGCATGCCCGACATGGGCGGCATGGGCGGCATGATGTAA
- a CDS encoding ZIP family metal transporter gives MTLIVIAVTSASLVLGAMWGLFGRLPRRVEGFLIAMAGGALIVSVMSELVTPAGETLHPFWLTVMVGLGAGLFVWLDTAVERKVGEDSGAGLLLAITVDGIPENLALGVALIGAGPMEVMALAGSIFLSNLPEAAGGARDMREDGMSRKRSLTLWIGTAGLLSLAALIGNVALVNVGDSWLAMIRAFAGGAVAASLATEVFPKAYREEHHGTGIAVALGLIIAHLLGLMGGGGG, from the coding sequence ATGACATTGATCGTCATCGCCGTCACCTCCGCCTCGCTGGTCTTAGGTGCCATGTGGGGATTGTTCGGCAGATTGCCACGCCGCGTGGAGGGATTTCTGATCGCGATGGCCGGTGGCGCGCTGATCGTGTCGGTGATGAGCGAATTGGTGACACCCGCAGGCGAAACACTGCACCCGTTCTGGCTGACCGTCATGGTCGGTCTGGGTGCAGGGCTGTTCGTCTGGCTCGACACGGCAGTGGAACGCAAGGTCGGCGAAGACAGCGGCGCGGGCCTGTTGCTGGCGATCACCGTCGACGGCATTCCGGAAAACCTCGCCCTCGGCGTGGCGCTGATCGGAGCGGGCCCGATGGAGGTGATGGCGCTGGCCGGGTCTATTTTCCTGTCGAACCTGCCCGAAGCCGCAGGTGGTGCGCGGGACATGCGCGAGGACGGGATGAGCCGCAAGCGCAGTCTGACGCTGTGGATCGGCACTGCCGGGTTGCTTTCGCTGGCCGCGCTGATCGGGAATGTCGCTTTGGTCAATGTGGGCGACAGCTGGCTTGCCATGATCCGCGCTTTCGCGGGCGGGGCGGTCGCGGCGTCGCTCGCGACCGAAGTGTTCCCCAAAGCCTACCGTGAAGAACACCACGGCACCGGCATCGCCGTCGCGCTTGGGCTTATCATTGCGCATTTGTTGGGCCTGATGGGCGGCGGCGGTGGGTGA
- a CDS encoding bifunctional riboflavin kinase/FAD synthetase, with protein MRIMRTLDDITPDARGASVAIGNFDGVHLGHQAVIAEAARHAAPGKLGVLTFEPHPREVFRPDAPPFRLMNAETRAHRLAKIGVDLLFELAFEPALFALPHDVFEAEILSQGLGLSHVTVGADFRYGKGRDGTAETLRAAGARLGFGASIAALLGTDGVASAERVSSTAIRTALGDGRPEDAAAMLGHWHRIDGPVIHGEKRGRELGYPTANMDITGLHPPRFGVYAVLVDVLTGPHAGRSLMGAASIGVRPMFGENRPNLETYLLDFDGDLYDAHLSVGLVAYLRPELKFDGLEALTDQMGRDVAQVRTILADRLAGPA; from the coding sequence ATGCGGATCATGCGGACCCTTGACGACATCACCCCCGACGCGCGCGGCGCCAGCGTCGCCATCGGCAATTTCGACGGCGTTCATCTGGGCCATCAGGCCGTCATCGCCGAGGCCGCGCGCCATGCCGCACCGGGCAAACTGGGCGTGCTGACATTCGAGCCGCACCCGCGCGAAGTCTTTCGCCCTGACGCGCCGCCCTTCCGCCTGATGAATGCCGAAACCCGCGCGCACCGGCTGGCCAAGATCGGCGTCGATCTGCTGTTCGAACTGGCCTTCGAGCCTGCGCTCTTTGCTCTGCCCCATGATGTATTCGAGGCCGAGATCCTGTCTCAGGGTCTGGGCCTGTCCCATGTCACCGTCGGCGCGGATTTCCGCTATGGCAAAGGCCGCGATGGCACTGCCGAGACGCTGCGCGCAGCCGGGGCGCGTCTGGGCTTTGGCGCCAGCATCGCGGCGCTGCTGGGCACGGATGGGGTCGCCTCGGCGGAGCGTGTGTCCTCCACCGCGATCCGCACCGCCTTGGGCGACGGTCGTCCGGAGGATGCCGCCGCCATGCTGGGCCACTGGCATCGCATCGATGGCCCCGTGATCCACGGCGAAAAGCGCGGTCGCGAACTGGGCTATCCGACCGCCAACATGGATATTACCGGGCTGCATCCGCCGCGCTTTGGCGTCTATGCGGTGCTGGTCGATGTGCTGACCGGCCCCCATGCGGGGCGCAGCCTGATGGGCGCTGCATCGATTGGGGTGCGGCCCATGTTCGGTGAAAACCGCCCGAACCTCGAAACCTACCTGCTGGATTTCGACGGCGATCTATATGACGCGCATCTGTCGGTCGGGCTGGTGGCCTATCTGCGCCCCGAATTGAAATTCGACGGTCTGGAGGCGCTGACCGATCAGATGGGACGCGACGTGGCACAGGTCCGCACGATCCTCGCCGATCGGCTGGCAGGCCCAGCATGA
- a CDS encoding co-chaperone GroES — MAFKPLHDRVLVRRVESDEKTKGGLIIPDSAKEKPSEGEVVACGDGARKDSGELIEMAVKAGDKILFGKWSGTEVTVDGEELLIMKESDILGVIA, encoded by the coding sequence ATGGCTTTCAAACCGTTGCACGACCGTGTTCTGGTCCGCCGCGTCGAATCCGACGAAAAGACCAAAGGCGGCCTGATCATCCCCGACAGCGCCAAGGAAAAGCCCTCCGAGGGTGAAGTCGTGGCTTGCGGCGATGGCGCGCGCAAAGACAGCGGCGAGCTGATCGAAATGGCGGTCAAAGCTGGCGACAAGATCCTGTTCGGCAAGTGGTCCGGCACCGAAGTGACCGTCGACGGCGAAGAACTTCTCATCATGAAGGAAAGCGACATCCTCGGCGTCATCGCCTGA